From one Gallionella capsiferriformans ES-2 genomic stretch:
- a CDS encoding DUF1841 family protein, with translation MFFNPSRDEARLFIIESWRKRRAKELLTPLEDLVAQLIEKHPEYFAIFEDPERYLARDYSPEQGEANPFLHLMMHLTIEEQISIDQPPGIRAHFVRLTHKHESEHDAQHLMMEALSEMIWQAQRHKTQPDASVYLACLSEH, from the coding sequence ATGTTTTTCAATCCCTCTCGCGACGAAGCGCGCCTGTTCATCATCGAATCGTGGCGCAAACGCCGCGCCAAAGAACTGCTCACGCCGCTCGAAGATTTAGTCGCACAACTGATCGAAAAGCATCCTGAATACTTTGCGATATTCGAAGATCCGGAACGCTATCTGGCACGCGATTATTCACCCGAGCAAGGCGAGGCCAATCCCTTTTTACACCTGATGATGCATCTGACGATAGAGGAGCAAATCTCCATCGATCAGCCGCCGGGCATACGCGCACACTTCGTGCGTCTGACCCATAAGCACGAATCGGAACACGATGCACAGCACCTCATGATGGAAGCCTTGAGCGAAATGATCTGGCAGGCGCAACGCCACAAAACCCAGCCGGATGCCTCAGTCTATCTGGCGTGTTTGTCGGAACACTGA
- the purM gene encoding phosphoribosylformylglycinamidine cyclo-ligase has product MNQPNNTAGLSYRDAGVDIDAGDQLVENIKPYAKRTMRPEVLSGIGGFGGLVEISKKYKEPVLVSGTDGVGTKLKLAFELNIHDTVGIDLVGMSVNDILVQGAEPLFFLDYFACGKLDVPAATEVIKGIANGCEQAGCALIGGETAEMPGMYPVGEYDLAGFAVGVVEKSRIITGSDIKPGDVVLGMASNGAHSNGYSLVRKIIERSNPDLTARFDGERTLTDVIMAPTRIYVKPLLALMQSMTIKGMAHITGGGITENVPRVLPENVVADIDSKSWQMPKLFHWLCEQGNVAEQEMYRTFNCGIGMVVIVAAEDADAAISQLQAAGETVYRIGAIRARSGEEHQTQVK; this is encoded by the coding sequence TTGAACCAGCCAAACAATACTGCCGGACTTTCCTACCGCGATGCCGGTGTCGATATCGATGCGGGCGATCAGCTGGTCGAAAACATCAAGCCTTATGCCAAACGCACCATGCGCCCCGAAGTGCTCTCAGGTATTGGCGGTTTCGGGGGCTTAGTTGAAATCTCCAAAAAATACAAAGAACCCGTGCTGGTGTCCGGCACCGATGGCGTGGGTACCAAGCTCAAGCTCGCCTTTGAACTCAACATCCATGACACCGTCGGGATCGATCTGGTCGGCATGAGCGTCAACGATATTCTGGTGCAAGGCGCTGAACCCTTGTTTTTCCTGGATTATTTCGCCTGCGGCAAACTCGATGTACCCGCTGCCACCGAAGTGATCAAGGGGATCGCCAACGGCTGCGAGCAGGCAGGTTGCGCACTGATCGGCGGCGAAACCGCTGAAATGCCCGGCATGTACCCGGTCGGCGAATACGATCTGGCAGGCTTTGCTGTAGGGGTCGTCGAAAAATCCCGCATCATCACGGGCAGCGACATTAAGCCGGGCGACGTGGTACTGGGCATGGCCTCTAACGGCGCGCATTCCAACGGCTATTCACTGGTGCGCAAGATTATCGAGCGCAGTAACCCTGACCTGACTGCCAGATTCGACGGCGAACGCACGCTGACGGACGTCATCATGGCGCCCACACGCATCTATGTAAAACCGCTGCTCGCGCTGATGCAGAGCATGACCATCAAAGGCATGGCGCACATCACCGGCGGCGGCATCACCGAAAACGTGCCGCGCGTGTTGCCCGAGAATGTCGTGGCCGACATCGACAGCAAATCGTGGCAGATGCCCAAACTGTTCCACTGGTTGTGCGAGCAAGGCAATGTCGCGGAACAGGAAATGTACCGGACCTTCAACTGCGGCATCGGCATGGTCGTGATCGTCGCAGCAGAAGATGCCGATGCGGCCATCAGCCAGTTGCAAGCTGCGGGCGAAACCGTCTATCGCATCGGCGCCATCCGCGCCCGTAGCGGTGAAGAGCATCAGACGCAGGTGAAATAG
- the purN gene encoding phosphoribosylglycinamide formyltransferase: MKKIVILISGRGSNMQALLAAKPGCTIAAVISNRADAGGLAFAQSHGIATAVVAHRDHPDRESFDAELARVIDGFAPDFVILAGFMRILTAGFVNHYQGRLINIHPSLLPAYTGLHTHARALADGVKIHGCTVHFVTADLDHGPIIIQAAVPVLENDTEDTLAARILNEEHRIFPQAIRWLCTDQIELNSAGRVINRANTSVNAALISPALE; this comes from the coding sequence ATGAAAAAAATCGTCATTCTCATCTCCGGTCGGGGCAGCAATATGCAGGCGCTGCTTGCCGCCAAACCCGGCTGCACGATCGCGGCCGTGATCAGCAACCGTGCGGATGCAGGAGGACTGGCGTTTGCACAGTCACACGGTATTGCAACGGCGGTCGTCGCACATCGCGACCACCCCGATCGCGAGAGTTTCGATGCAGAATTAGCCCGTGTCATTGACGGTTTTGCACCGGATTTCGTGATATTGGCAGGCTTTATGCGCATCCTGACAGCGGGCTTCGTGAACCACTATCAAGGTCGGTTAATCAACATTCATCCGTCCTTGCTGCCCGCCTATACCGGATTGCACACCCATGCGCGCGCCTTAGCCGATGGCGTGAAAATACACGGTTGCACGGTACACTTCGTGACCGCAGATCTCGATCACGGCCCGATCATCATTCAGGCGGCCGTCCCGGTACTGGAAAACGATACCGAAGACACGCTGGCAGCACGCATCCTCAATGAGGAACACCGCATTTTCCCGCAGGCGATACGCTGGCTATGCACCGATCAAATCGAACTTAATTCCGCAGGCAGAGTCATAAACCGCGCCAACACTTCTGTTAACGCAGCCTTGATATCGCCCGCACTGGAATAA
- a CDS encoding DUF3108 domain-containing protein encodes MKLLTIFFAGLLLCAPVYAAPPTGVQASYEVFSGGMKIGQMNELYSRNGDRYTLTSTTTPVGLLAMFKPEKIYFTSSGQVTRQGLRPLSFEDKREGNPARSSQAEFDWNAQQLTLIHQNQRTPLALPEGTQDRLSAMYQFMFLKIESTLDFAMTNGNKLSNYHYVAGAQQKVDTPAGQFDSLYLDSQPKEGESRTEIWLETKNHLPCKMVITDASGDQLIQILSGLKVQP; translated from the coding sequence ATGAAATTATTGACGATTTTTTTTGCAGGACTGCTGCTATGCGCGCCCGTTTACGCAGCCCCTCCGACTGGCGTGCAGGCGAGCTACGAGGTATTCAGTGGCGGCATGAAAATCGGCCAGATGAATGAGCTCTACAGCAGAAACGGCGATCGCTACACGCTGACCAGCACCACGACACCTGTTGGACTGCTGGCGATGTTCAAACCGGAAAAAATCTACTTTACCAGCAGCGGTCAGGTCACCAGACAGGGCCTCAGACCTTTAAGCTTCGAGGATAAGCGCGAGGGAAATCCCGCCAGGAGCAGTCAGGCCGAATTCGACTGGAACGCACAGCAACTGACCTTGATCCACCAAAATCAGCGCACACCGCTTGCCTTACCGGAAGGCACGCAAGACAGGCTGAGCGCGATGTATCAGTTCATGTTCCTGAAAATCGAAAGCACACTGGACTTTGCGATGACCAACGGCAATAAACTGAGCAATTATCACTATGTCGCGGGGGCTCAGCAAAAGGTAGATACGCCGGCAGGACAGTTTGACAGCCTCTATCTGGACAGCCAACCCAAAGAGGGCGAGAGCCGCACCGAAATCTGGCTGGAGACGAAAAACCACCTGCCGTGCAAGATGGTCATCACCGATGCCAGTGGCGATCAATTAATCCAGATACTAAGCGGACTAAAAGTCCAGCCGTGA
- a CDS encoding DUF3108 domain-containing protein — protein sequence MNTLRQKLILPALRGLKRPAAPITLAIGLSLLIHAVLLFGPNLIQLAPREVELPPLQAKLEPLPAIKKVAVPKKRVQAKPKPVAPPAPPALPEKIVEPVTEEDPTPPVEEAIAAPIEEAIAAPVEEAKPAHPLPRHAQLTFIAYKGESFAVGEARYRLDIDDEKHFTLQVGMNTTGIASLFKTFELNQKSSGNVSAQGLQPIEFIENKLISSGKQTLSASFDWQKQTLNFSSGNSIPLPERAQDILSFLFQFSQMALDESVLDVHVSNGRKLESYQLEVGSEEEIQTRLGKLRVLPLHKIHAPGEEGMDIWLGLEYRLLPVQIRQFDKNGDIIAQMMISDIRVSEE from the coding sequence GTGAACACCCTGCGGCAAAAGCTCATTCTGCCTGCGCTGAGGGGGTTAAAACGGCCGGCTGCCCCCATCACCCTGGCCATCGGCCTCTCGCTGCTGATTCATGCCGTATTGCTGTTTGGCCCCAATCTAATACAGCTCGCGCCTCGCGAAGTTGAGCTCCCGCCGCTGCAGGCCAAACTGGAACCCTTACCAGCGATAAAAAAAGTTGCTGTGCCTAAAAAACGTGTGCAGGCCAAACCTAAACCTGTCGCACCACCTGCCCCCCCTGCACTGCCTGAAAAAATCGTCGAGCCTGTCACCGAAGAAGACCCGACACCACCTGTCGAGGAAGCTATTGCAGCCCCCATCGAGGAAGCAATCGCAGCCCCCGTCGAAGAGGCAAAACCGGCCCACCCGCTACCCCGGCACGCACAACTGACCTTCATCGCCTATAAAGGCGAAAGTTTTGCCGTGGGAGAGGCGCGCTACCGGCTTGATATTGACGACGAAAAACACTTCACGCTGCAAGTCGGCATGAACACGACCGGCATCGCAAGCCTGTTCAAAACCTTTGAACTCAATCAAAAAAGCAGCGGCAACGTCAGCGCACAAGGATTGCAACCAATTGAGTTTATTGAAAATAAACTGATATCGAGCGGCAAGCAGACACTGAGTGCCAGCTTCGACTGGCAGAAGCAGACGCTTAATTTTTCCAGCGGCAACAGCATCCCGCTGCCAGAACGTGCGCAAGATATTCTGAGTTTTCTGTTCCAGTTCTCGCAAATGGCGCTTGATGAAAGCGTGCTGGATGTACACGTAAGCAACGGACGAAAACTCGAGAGCTACCAGCTGGAGGTGGGCAGTGAGGAGGAAATCCAAACGCGTCTTGGCAAGCTGCGCGTGCTGCCATTGCATAAAATTCATGCCCCCGGCGAGGAAGGAATGGATATCTGGCTGGGGCTGGAATATCGCCTGCTGCCCGTCCAGATCCGTCAGTTCGACAAAAATGGCGACATCATTGCGCAGATGATGATCTCTGACATTCGCGTATCCGAAGAATAG
- a CDS encoding RsmB/NOP family class I SAM-dependent RNA methyltransferase: MLITEYRLDLVILALRTILPLEHPADTTLRYFFKNERIGSNERAIVAETAFGVLRHRLLLEAACDGKATPRRMALAYLVKFGGYNLREIQPVLKRDEAEWLATAKSLQYEGQPLSIQAELPEWLIEKMRASYSDEDILTIGQAMQLGAPLDIRVNTLLAKREEVLLQLEAQKIDATATPYSPIGIRLREKIPLNKDELFTTGKVEVQDEGSQLLGFLLAPKRNDMVVDFCAGAGGKTLMLSALMNSQGRLYAMDVSEKRLANLKPRLKRSGASNIQPMLIAHENDLKVKRLSGKIDRVLVDAPCSGLGTLRRNPDLKFRQSPQSIAELNQKQTAILASASRLLKKGGRLVYATCSILPEENQHIVEAFLAAHPDYKLLPAGEVLQQQKIPLEMGDYLELRPNLHATDGFFAAVLERI; this comes from the coding sequence ATGCTGATTACCGAATACCGTCTTGACCTCGTCATCCTCGCGCTGCGCACCATTTTGCCGCTGGAACACCCCGCCGACACCACCTTGCGCTACTTTTTCAAAAACGAGCGCATCGGCTCTAACGAACGTGCCATCGTCGCCGAAACCGCATTCGGCGTATTGCGCCACCGCCTGTTGCTGGAAGCCGCCTGCGATGGAAAAGCCACGCCGCGCCGTATGGCACTGGCCTATCTGGTCAAATTCGGCGGTTACAACCTGCGCGAAATCCAGCCGGTATTAAAACGCGATGAGGCGGAATGGCTGGCAACGGCAAAATCCCTGCAATACGAAGGTCAGCCGCTCTCGATTCAGGCCGAACTGCCTGAATGGCTGATCGAAAAAATGCGCGCCTCCTACAGCGACGAAGACATCCTCACGATAGGTCAAGCCATGCAACTGGGCGCGCCGCTGGATATCCGCGTCAACACGCTGCTGGCGAAACGCGAAGAAGTCCTGCTGCAACTCGAAGCACAGAAAATCGACGCAACCGCGACCCCCTATTCGCCGATCGGCATTCGTCTCAGAGAAAAAATTCCGTTGAACAAGGATGAACTGTTCACAACAGGCAAAGTTGAAGTACAGGACGAAGGCAGCCAGCTACTGGGCTTTTTATTAGCGCCTAAACGCAATGACATGGTGGTGGATTTTTGTGCGGGCGCGGGCGGCAAGACGCTGATGCTCTCGGCGCTGATGAATTCTCAGGGCCGCTTGTATGCGATGGATGTCTCCGAAAAGCGTCTGGCCAATCTCAAACCCCGCCTGAAGCGCTCCGGCGCATCCAATATCCAGCCGATGCTGATCGCGCATGAAAACGATCTCAAGGTCAAACGCCTGTCGGGCAAAATTGACCGCGTGCTGGTCGATGCGCCGTGCAGTGGTCTGGGCACCCTGCGCCGCAATCCGGATTTGAAATTCCGCCAGTCGCCGCAAAGCATTGCTGAGCTGAACCAAAAGCAAACCGCAATCTTAGCCTCCGCCAGTCGCCTGCTGAAAAAAGGCGGTCGTCTGGTATATGCAACATGCAGCATCCTGCCCGAAGAAAATCAGCACATCGTCGAAGCCTTTCTAGCGGCCCACCCCGATTACAAATTGCTACCGGCAGGGGAAGTCTTGCAACAGCAAAAGATTCCGCTGGAGATGGGCGACTATCTGGAATTGCGTCCTAACCTGCATGCCACGGACGGTTTTTTTGCCGCGGTGCTGGAACGCATCTAA
- the metG gene encoding methionine--tRNA ligase: MTPRKILVTSALPYANGSIHLGHLVEYIQTDIWVRFQKMQGHEVHYVCADDTHGTPIMLRAESEGITPEALIARVWQEHYDDFAAFHVEFDHYGSTNSAENKVCAESIYLALREKGLIEVRSIEQFYDPVKNMFLPDRFIKGECPKCHAKDQYGDNCEVCGAAYAPIELINPYSAVSGAAPVMRNSDHYFFKLSADTCQQFLREWTRSGSLQSEAANKMQEWLGAEGENKLSDWDISRDAPYFGFEIPDAPGKYFYVWLDAPVGYMGSFRQLCNSRMQDSGSRIEFDEYWKPDSTTELYHFIGKDILYFHALFWPAMLEHAGFRTPTKLFAHGFLTVNGEKMSKSRGTFITAKSYVDNIKNTEYLRYYYAAKINGSMEDLDLNLDDFVAKVNSDLIGKYINIASRCAGFIAKKFDGKLGATDLAASAEFQTAYASGEIAKSFEARDFARALREIMRLADVANQYIAEQKPWELAKQEGAEAQLHIACSTAMTLFRDLTLYLKPVLPVLAGQVEAFLNIAPLMWTGVWQALPNGHGINTYQHLATRLDPKLIEAMNAANMESLKPVTESHSETRHAEAQQHAITPIAETISIEDFSKIDLRVAMIVNAEHVEGAEKLLKLTLDIGEAAPRTVFAGIKSAYDPAALKGRMTVMVANLAPRKMKFGMSEGMVLAASGSTPGLFVLSPDAGATPGMRIK; encoded by the coding sequence ATGACTCCTCGTAAAATCCTCGTTACCTCCGCCCTGCCCTATGCTAACGGCAGCATCCACTTAGGACATCTGGTCGAATATATCCAGACCGACATCTGGGTACGCTTCCAGAAGATGCAGGGCCACGAGGTGCATTACGTGTGCGCCGACGACACCCACGGCACGCCGATCATGCTGCGCGCCGAGAGCGAAGGCATCACACCCGAAGCGCTCATCGCGCGCGTCTGGCAGGAACATTACGATGATTTCGCGGCGTTTCACGTCGAATTCGATCACTACGGTTCAACCAATTCAGCCGAAAACAAGGTCTGCGCCGAATCCATCTACCTCGCCTTGAGGGAAAAAGGACTGATCGAAGTGCGCTCGATCGAACAGTTCTACGATCCGGTGAAAAACATGTTCCTGCCGGATCGTTTCATCAAAGGCGAATGCCCGAAGTGTCACGCCAAGGATCAGTATGGCGACAACTGCGAGGTATGCGGCGCGGCCTATGCACCGATCGAACTGATCAACCCGTATTCGGCCGTATCGGGCGCAGCGCCTGTGATGCGCAACTCGGATCACTATTTCTTCAAACTGTCTGCCGACACCTGCCAGCAATTTTTGCGCGAATGGACGCGTAGCGGTTCGCTGCAATCGGAAGCGGCCAACAAGATGCAGGAATGGCTGGGCGCGGAAGGGGAAAACAAGCTCTCCGACTGGGATATCTCGCGCGATGCGCCGTATTTCGGCTTCGAAATTCCGGATGCGCCGGGCAAGTATTTCTACGTCTGGCTGGATGCGCCGGTCGGCTACATGGGCAGCTTCAGGCAACTGTGCAACAGCAGGATGCAGGATTCAGGGTCGAGGATTGAGTTTGATGAATACTGGAAGCCGGATTCCACCACCGAGCTGTATCACTTCATCGGCAAAGATATTTTGTATTTCCATGCGCTGTTCTGGCCCGCCATGCTTGAGCACGCAGGTTTCAGAACGCCGACCAAGCTGTTCGCGCACGGGTTCTTGACCGTCAACGGCGAGAAGATGAGCAAATCGCGCGGCACCTTCATCACCGCGAAGAGCTATGTGGACAACATCAAAAACACCGAATATCTGCGCTATTACTACGCCGCCAAGATCAACGGCTCGATGGAAGATCTGGATCTGAATCTGGATGATTTCGTCGCCAAGGTGAATTCGGACCTGATCGGCAAATACATCAACATCGCCAGCCGTTGCGCGGGCTTCATCGCCAAAAAATTCGACGGTAAACTTGGGGCAACCGACCTTGCCGCCAGCGCAGAATTCCAAACCGCTTATGCCAGCGGTGAGATCGCGAAGAGTTTTGAGGCCCGTGATTTCGCACGTGCCTTACGCGAGATCATGCGTCTGGCGGATGTCGCAAATCAGTACATCGCCGAACAAAAGCCGTGGGAGCTGGCAAAGCAGGAAGGCGCTGAAGCGCAACTGCATATCGCCTGCTCCACCGCGATGACGCTGTTCCGCGACCTGACGCTGTATTTAAAACCCGTATTGCCTGTGCTGGCAGGTCAGGTCGAAGCTTTCCTCAATATCGCCCCCCTGATGTGGACGGGAGTATGGCAGGCGCTGCCCAACGGACACGGCATCAATACTTATCAGCATCTGGCCACCCGTCTCGATCCTAAGTTGATCGAAGCAATGAACGCCGCTAATATGGAAAGCTTAAAACCTGTGACTGAATCTCACTCAGAAACGCGCCATGCCGAAGCGCAGCAACACGCCATTACCCCAATCGCCGAGACGATTTCCATCGAAGATTTCTCTAAGATAGACCTGCGCGTGGCGATGATCGTCAATGCCGAACACGTGGAAGGCGCGGAAAAGCTGCTGAAACTGACACTGGATATCGGCGAGGCTGCGCCGCGCACGGTATTTGCCGGCATCAAATCCGCTTATGATCCGGCAGCGCTCAAGGGGCGTATGACGGTCATGGTCGCTAATCTCGCCCCGCGCAAAATGAAGTTCGGCATGAGCGAAGGCATGGTGCTGGCCGCCTCCGGCAGCACGCCAGGATTGTTCGTCCTGTCACCAGATGCGGGCGCGACACCGGGTATGCGCATCAAATAA
- a CDS encoding NADH-quinone oxidoreductase subunit B family protein — MYQIIRQIIKTGIKTEAAPQPDESLRVTPAHLQQQILDAFGGALSIRLVDAGSCNGCELEIHAVNNAYYNLEGLGIKFVASPRHADMLLVTGPVSRHMEVALKRTYEATPDPKLVVAIGECACNGGIFGTDNYASCGNIANVISVDVAVSGCPPTPVAILQAILTAISAGK, encoded by the coding sequence ATGTATCAAATTATCAGGCAGATTATCAAAACCGGCATTAAAACCGAGGCCGCACCGCAGCCTGACGAATCGCTGCGGGTGACGCCTGCGCACTTGCAGCAGCAGATATTGGATGCGTTCGGCGGTGCGCTCAGCATCCGTCTGGTCGATGCAGGATCGTGCAACGGCTGCGAGCTGGAGATCCATGCGGTCAACAATGCTTATTACAATCTGGAAGGCTTAGGCATTAAGTTCGTCGCAAGTCCCCGTCATGCCGATATGCTGCTGGTGACGGGACCCGTGTCGCGCCACATGGAAGTGGCATTGAAGCGCACCTATGAGGCGACGCCCGATCCGAAGCTGGTGGTGGCCATCGGTGAATGCGCCTGTAACGGCGGCATCTTTGGGACGGACAACTACGCGAGCTGCGGCAACATAGCCAATGTGATTTCGGTGGATGTCGCCGTCAGCGGCTGCCCGCCAACCCCTGTGGCGATTTTGCAGGCTATTTTGACGGCGATCAGCGCAGGGAAATAG
- a CDS encoding hydrogenase large subunit has protein sequence MNNLHPNLQLIPFPTAIPAWQAQIVAGDLQLICHKVSESGGRLVAIWGRDRREAGFMLHVLLLTQTGLLCLNLQLPDTAPGYPDISRIFPSANRMQRAVYDLLGMTALQAADQRRWLRHAAWASDSFPLRKDFDAQAALRSDQDDYPFVRVEGQGVHEIPVGPVHAGIIEPGHFRFSVVGEKVLRLEERLGYTHKGIEKRFESRSLSQGAKLAGRVSGDSTVAYAWAYAMAAECIADKTPPDRALWLRALFLERERIANHLGDLGYLGNDVAFSFGFAQFWILKEQVLRHNAALFGHRYLMDVVVPGGVSADLDEAGKKVLIDECTMLEHEVRLLRRLYEEHAGVQDRFIGTGRVAPKLAAQLGVCGLAGRASSQAWDMRAQFACAPYDMLDVQMATHQNGDVAARVNVRFDELLESLRLQREIMANLLGAGDLAYPLTSLPANGFGIGMVEGWRGEVMVAIHTDAAGNLDRVHPHDPSWQNWPVLEHAIIGNIVPDFPLINKSFNLSYSGCDL, from the coding sequence ATGAACAACCTTCATCCCAATCTGCAACTGATACCGTTCCCGACCGCGATTCCCGCCTGGCAGGCGCAGATTGTGGCGGGCGATTTGCAGCTGATTTGCCACAAGGTGAGCGAGTCGGGCGGTCGGCTGGTGGCGATCTGGGGGCGCGACAGGCGGGAGGCGGGGTTTATGCTGCACGTGCTGTTGCTTACCCAAACGGGGTTGTTGTGCTTGAACCTGCAACTGCCTGACACAGCGCCCGGCTATCCCGACATCAGCCGTATTTTCCCGTCCGCCAATCGCATGCAACGCGCCGTGTACGATTTGCTGGGAATGACCGCACTACAGGCCGCCGATCAGCGCCGCTGGTTGCGCCATGCCGCATGGGCGTCTGATAGCTTCCCGTTGCGCAAGGATTTCGATGCGCAGGCCGCGCTGCGTTCAGATCAGGATGACTATCCGTTTGTGCGCGTCGAAGGGCAGGGCGTGCATGAAATACCGGTGGGCCCCGTGCATGCGGGCATCATCGAACCGGGACATTTTCGTTTTTCCGTGGTCGGTGAAAAAGTGCTGCGCCTCGAAGAGCGCTTGGGCTATACCCATAAGGGAATTGAAAAGCGCTTTGAAAGCAGGTCGTTGTCGCAGGGTGCAAAGCTCGCAGGACGGGTGAGCGGCGACAGTACGGTCGCCTACGCGTGGGCCTATGCGATGGCGGCGGAGTGTATCGCGGACAAGACGCCGCCCGATCGCGCCTTGTGGCTGCGCGCGCTGTTTCTGGAGCGGGAACGCATTGCCAATCATCTGGGCGATCTGGGGTATCTGGGCAATGATGTCGCCTTTTCGTTCGGTTTCGCGCAGTTCTGGATTTTGAAGGAGCAGGTGCTGCGCCACAATGCGGCGCTGTTCGGTCATCGCTATCTGATGGATGTGGTCGTGCCAGGTGGTGTGAGTGCAGACCTCGACGAGGCGGGGAAAAAAGTGCTGATCGACGAATGCACGATGCTGGAGCATGAGGTGCGGCTGTTGCGCCGACTCTACGAAGAACACGCCGGCGTGCAGGATCGCTTTATCGGCACGGGGCGCGTTGCGCCCAAGCTGGCGGCACAACTGGGAGTGTGCGGGCTTGCCGGGCGTGCCAGTTCGCAGGCGTGGGATATGCGCGCGCAGTTCGCCTGTGCGCCTTACGATATGCTGGATGTGCAGATGGCCACGCATCAGAACGGCGATGTGGCGGCTAGGGTTAACGTGCGCTTCGATGAATTGCTGGAGTCGCTTCGTTTGCAGCGCGAGATTATGGCTAATTTACTGGGTGCCGGCGATTTGGCGTATCCGCTCACCTCGCTGCCGGCGAATGGATTTGGGATCGGCATGGTCGAGGGCTGGCGCGGCGAGGTGATGGTCGCGATTCATACCGATGCAGCGGGCAATCTCGACCGTGTGCATCCGCACGACCCTTCGTGGCAAAACTGGCCTGTGCTCGAACACGCGATCATCGGCAACATCGTGCCGGATTTTCCGCTCATCAATAAATCGTTCAACCTGAGCTATTCAGGCTGCGATCTGTAG
- a CDS encoding hydrogenase 4 subunit F, giving the protein MIELQLLALLVMPLTGGIVLAVFGARAWAAELNSVMSGCTFAASVLLSIAVIDSGPQTAFNEQFFIDQFNVFLVALTAFVAFTTSLFSRPYMRIEQHHGKLSTSMLHLYYSMYQLFTFTMLVALTTNNMGIIWVAMEAATLTTVLLVSLYRTPASLEAAWKYFILCGVGIALALFGTILLYFAAERVIGDGGTALLWTHLNEVKGSLEPTVLKLAFVFLLVGYGTKIGLVPLHSWLPDAHAEGPTPVSAVLSGLLLNVALCAVMRSKVLVDGSLGNHFAGNLMMGFGLLSVVVAALFLSRQKDIKRMFAYSSIEHMGLITFAFGMGGKVATFAALLHMTMHSLTKSAIFFAVGHAVQKSGTQQMDRIRGLMQVSPTVGWGLMLGTLAILGMPPFGVFASEFLIITTAMHEYPWTTPFLLVALGIAFAAIFGRVQPMVLGQATVKPLPHTPALLPVFIHLLLVLILGLYMPAYLANWYRQAAALLS; this is encoded by the coding sequence ATGATTGAGCTGCAACTATTGGCCTTGCTGGTGATGCCTCTGACAGGCGGCATCGTGCTGGCGGTATTCGGCGCACGCGCTTGGGCTGCCGAACTCAATTCGGTGATGAGCGGCTGCACCTTTGCCGCCTCCGTTCTACTGAGCATCGCAGTGATCGATTCGGGCCCGCAGACCGCTTTTAACGAGCAGTTTTTCATCGATCAGTTCAATGTGTTTCTGGTGGCACTGACCGCTTTTGTCGCTTTCACAACCTCCTTGTTTTCGCGCCCCTACATGCGCATCGAGCAGCATCACGGCAAACTCTCGACCTCGATGCTGCATTTGTATTACAGCATGTACCAGCTGTTTACCTTCACGATGCTGGTCGCGCTGACCACCAACAACATGGGCATCATCTGGGTGGCGATGGAGGCGGCCACCTTAACCACCGTTCTCTTGGTCAGTCTGTACCGCACGCCGGCGAGCTTAGAGGCCGCGTGGAAATACTTTATCCTGTGCGGCGTCGGCATCGCGCTGGCCCTGTTTGGCACCATCCTGTTGTATTTCGCCGCTGAGCGCGTCATCGGCGATGGCGGCACCGCCTTGCTGTGGACGCATCTCAATGAGGTCAAAGGATCGCTCGAACCCACGGTGTTGAAACTGGCCTTCGTGTTCTTGCTGGTAGGTTACGGCACCAAGATTGGCCTTGTGCCGCTGCACAGTTGGTTGCCGGACGCGCATGCGGAAGGACCGACGCCAGTGTCCGCCGTGCTGTCCGGTCTGCTGCTCAACGTCGCGCTGTGCGCGGTGATGCGCAGCAAGGTGCTGGTGGACGGATCGCTTGGCAATCACTTCGCCGGCAATCTGATGATGGGTTTCGGCCTGCTCTCGGTGGTGGTGGCCGCGCTGTTTTTGTCGCGCCAAAAAGACATCAAACGCATGTTCGCCTATTCTTCAATCGAGCACATGGGGCTGATCACGTTCGCTTTCGGTATGGGCGGCAAGGTGGCCACGTTTGCCGCACTGTTGCACATGACGATGCATTCACTGACCAAATCGGCGATTTTCTTTGCGGTGGGGCACGCGGTGCAAAAATCCGGCACCCAGCAGATGGATCGCATCCGCGGCCTGATGCAGGTGAGTCCGACGGTCGGATGGGGGCTGATGTTGGGCACGCTGGCGATACTCGGCATGCCGCCATTCGGTGTGTTTGCCAGCGAATTTTTGATCATCACCACCGCGATGCACGAGTATCCGTGGACCACGCCCTTTTTGCTGGTTGCGTTGGGGATCGCGTTTGCCGCGATTTTCGGCCGCGTGCAGCCTATGGTGTTGGGTCAGGCAACCGTCAAACCGCTGCCGCATACGCCCGCGCTGCTGCCGGTTTTTATCCACCTGCTGCTGGTGCTAATCCTAGGGCTGTATATGCCCGCCTATTTAGCGAACTGGTATCGTCAGGCTGCCGCCCTGTTGAGTTAA